Proteins found in one Bacillus sp. BGMRC 2118 genomic segment:
- a CDS encoding tRNA threonylcarbamoyladenosine dehydratase — MLHQFSRNELAMGKEGLDLLKNSTVAVLGVGGVGGFAAEALARSGVGRIVLVDKDDVDITNINRQVIALLSTIGRQKVEVMKERIADINPECEVIALKMFYTEETYEQFFSYNLDWVIDASDTISYKIHLMKECLKRNIPIISSMGAANKTDPTRFKIADISKTHTDPLAKVIRTRLRKEGIHKGIKVVFSDESPIVIREDVRKEITDENAKIRKAKMPPSSNAFVPSVAGLIMGGHVITQITKNIKINRVQN, encoded by the coding sequence ATGTTACATCAGTTTTCAAGAAATGAATTAGCAATGGGTAAAGAAGGTCTAGACCTTCTAAAGAACTCTACAGTTGCCGTATTAGGAGTAGGGGGAGTCGGAGGCTTTGCAGCTGAAGCTCTTGCAAGATCAGGAGTTGGAAGAATTGTTCTTGTAGATAAGGATGATGTTGATATAACAAATATTAACCGACAAGTAATCGCCTTATTATCTACGATTGGCAGACAAAAAGTAGAAGTCATGAAGGAAAGAATTGCAGATATTAATCCAGAATGTGAAGTTATTGCATTGAAGATGTTTTATACTGAGGAAACATATGAACAGTTCTTCAGTTACAATTTGGATTGGGTAATTGATGCTTCAGACACAATCTCATACAAAATTCACCTAATGAAGGAATGCTTAAAAAGAAATATTCCAATCATTTCTAGTATGGGAGCTGCGAACAAGACAGATCCTACTCGTTTTAAAATTGCAGATATCTCTAAAACGCATACAGACCCACTTGCAAAAGTCATTCGTACTCGTCTTAGAAAAGAAGGAATTCATAAAGGTATTAAGGTCGTCTTCTCTGATGAAAGCCCGATTGTTATTCGTGAGGATGTACGAAAAGAAATTACAGACGAAAATGCAAAAATTCGTAAAGCAAAAATGCCTCCATCTTCTAATGCATTTGTTCCATCAGTTGCTGGATTGATTATGGGTGGACATGTTATTACTCAAATTACAAAGAATATTAAAATTAATCGAGTACAAAATTAA
- a CDS encoding FAD-dependent oxidoreductase — MSNSVCIIGAGIGGLTAGAYLANAGFDVTIVEKATTVGGSAGWYVRKGRRFPTGATIAFGLEDEGILRKMLNELKIKLPADELLHPMDVILRDRKVSIYKDAKQWETELSQSFPENKEAVIKFWNELHKVSKSVLEVTNSGVSLPIRRVYDLGKLPRYMFQNPASILRLVRYATWTVEDFMRKFDLDSYEPLKELLNAQLLDAVQIDVSKAAFLPSCVALSIYRNGSFSLEGGLGQLCMALADKIEELGGKVLLGSPIQRIQYDEQKKEWRVESKKCSESFSYLINNSGISFGRGTSYAETGEFSWGAFRVDAILSVGIKHVTLKNQTLPFAYQIVPKQMNEEHSTHGPIYVTFHDTKDTHGKAVSQEVTMTISVHTDADIWDSYSKEEYKLAKEQLMNFIIDEVERIIPVKKYLLYTEAGSPRTYQKFIGKKGVGGFPLTVKNAILNPKGVRSRLPRFYIVGEQVFPGPGTLSSSLSGYYAARAIIKE, encoded by the coding sequence ATGTCTAATTCGGTTTGCATTATAGGTGCAGGAATTGGTGGTTTAACAGCAGGTGCATATCTAGCCAATGCAGGTTTCGATGTAACAATTGTAGAAAAGGCGACAACTGTTGGAGGATCAGCAGGGTGGTATGTTCGGAAAGGGAGAAGGTTTCCAACGGGAGCTACGATTGCGTTCGGATTAGAAGATGAAGGGATACTTCGTAAAATGTTGAACGAGTTGAAAATTAAGCTACCAGCTGATGAGTTACTACATCCAATGGATGTTATTTTACGAGATAGAAAAGTTTCCATTTATAAGGATGCAAAACAATGGGAAACAGAACTCAGTCAGTCGTTTCCTGAAAATAAAGAAGCTGTTATCAAGTTTTGGAATGAATTACATAAAGTAAGTAAGTCTGTTCTAGAAGTAACGAATAGCGGAGTATCTTTACCGATTCGGAGAGTGTATGATTTAGGGAAACTTCCGCGGTATATGTTTCAAAATCCAGCCTCTATTCTTCGTTTAGTTCGGTATGCAACATGGACAGTTGAAGACTTCATGAGGAAATTTGACTTAGATTCATATGAACCTTTAAAAGAGTTATTGAATGCACAGCTGCTTGATGCTGTCCAGATTGATGTTAGTAAAGCTGCCTTTCTGCCATCATGTGTTGCATTATCTATTTATCGAAATGGTAGCTTTTCACTTGAAGGTGGATTAGGACAATTGTGCATGGCGTTAGCAGACAAAATTGAGGAATTGGGCGGGAAGGTACTCTTAGGATCACCAATTCAGAGGATACAGTATGATGAACAAAAGAAAGAATGGCGAGTTGAGAGTAAAAAATGTTCAGAGTCCTTTAGCTATCTAATTAACAACTCCGGAATCTCATTTGGACGTGGTACCAGTTATGCAGAGACAGGAGAATTTTCATGGGGAGCCTTTCGGGTTGACGCTATCTTGTCAGTCGGCATTAAACACGTCACATTAAAAAATCAAACACTTCCGTTTGCCTATCAAATTGTACCGAAGCAAATGAACGAGGAGCATTCAACTCACGGTCCAATTTATGTTACATTTCATGATACGAAAGATACTCATGGTAAGGCAGTCTCTCAGGAAGTTACCATGACGATATCGGTTCATACGGATGCTGATATATGGGATTCTTATTCGAAAGAAGAGTATAAGCTTGCAAAAGAACAATTAATGAATTTCATTATCGATGAAGTAGAGAGAATCATTCCTGTAAAGAAGTATCTTCTTTACACAGAAGCAGGCTCACCACGTACCTATCAAAAGTTTATCGGTAAAAAGGGCGTAGGTGGTTTTCCGTTAACCGTTAAGAATGCAATCCTAAATCCAAAAGGTGTACGTTCACGCCTTCCTCGGTTTTATATAGTTGGAGAACAAGTTTTTCCGGGTCCAGGTACATTGTCATCTTCACTTAGCGGCTATTATGCTGCTCGTGCAATTATTAAAGAATAG
- a CDS encoding RsfA family transcriptional regulator, whose translation MKVRSDAWTHEDDLLLAETVLRYIREGGTQLQAFEEVGDKLNRTSAACGFRWNAEIRRQYEQAIQIAKKQRKERKRALANSTPAGQKYESTTRVQQSTQAVTKAHSPMPTAVMKEEIAEEFTPVQTMSTNMTRMNQNLSLDDVISFLVQYKQQGNQGTQMKLENDRLKMENDELKKKNEELQRKVEKLTKEHFTIQEDYQALVQIMDRARRMVMFEETEERQAPVFRMDKNGNLEKVAK comes from the coding sequence ATGAAAGTTCGTTCAGATGCTTGGACACATGAAGACGATTTACTATTAGCTGAAACTGTACTTAGATACATTCGTGAAGGCGGAACACAGCTTCAAGCTTTTGAAGAGGTAGGAGATAAACTAAACCGCACTTCAGCTGCATGTGGATTTAGATGGAATGCAGAAATTCGAAGACAATATGAGCAAGCTATTCAAATTGCGAAAAAGCAAAGAAAAGAAAGAAAGCGTGCGCTCGCTAATTCAACACCTGCCGGACAAAAGTATGAATCTACTACACGAGTTCAGCAATCAACTCAAGCAGTAACTAAAGCTCATTCTCCGATGCCTACAGCTGTAATGAAAGAGGAAATAGCTGAAGAGTTTACACCAGTACAAACAATGTCTACTAATATGACAAGAATGAATCAAAATCTATCATTAGATGATGTCATTTCTTTTCTTGTTCAATATAAGCAGCAAGGCAATCAAGGTACACAAATGAAACTGGAAAATGACAGATTAAAAATGGAAAATGATGAATTAAAGAAAAAGAACGAAGAACTACAACGCAAAGTAGAGAAATTGACAAAAGAACATTTTACTATTCAAGAGGATTATCAGGCTTTAGTCCAAATTATGGATCGTGCTCGTAGAATGGTGATGTTCGAAGAAACAGAAGAGAGACAAGCTCCAGTCTTCCGTATGGACAAAAACGGGAACTTGGAAAAGGTCGCAAAATAA
- a CDS encoding replication-associated recombination protein A, with product MNQQPLAYRMRPNTIEDIIGQQHLVGDGKILQRMVKAGHLSSMILYGPPGVGKTSIARALAGSMKIPFRMLNAVINNKKDMEIAVEEAKMSGRLLLILDEVHRLDKAKQDFLLPHLEKGLITLIGATTSNPFHAINPAIRSRCRLFELKSLTPEDIMELIQRALLDMENGLGKYHATLTEDAIKHLAYSSNGDTRAALTALELAVLSTEPDNNGNIQIDVAVIEECMQQKSLQYDKDGDGHYDVLSAFQKSIRGSDVNAALHYLGRLIEAGDLVSISRRLLVIAYEDIGLANPGAGGRTLSAIEAAERIGFPEARIPLAQIIIELCLSPKSNSAIAAIDAALSDIQKGNIGDIPLHLKDAHYKGAKELGRGVEYKFPHNYESGWVSQQYLPDPLKKKKYYEPKKTGKFEQALATIYENINKNNKM from the coding sequence ATGAATCAACAACCATTAGCATATAGAATGCGTCCTAATACAATTGAAGACATAATTGGACAACAACATTTAGTTGGGGATGGAAAAATCCTTCAACGAATGGTAAAGGCAGGTCATCTATCATCCATGATCCTTTACGGACCACCTGGTGTTGGAAAGACATCCATTGCACGTGCTCTAGCAGGGAGTATGAAAATTCCGTTTCGAATGTTGAATGCAGTTATAAATAATAAAAAGGATATGGAAATTGCGGTTGAGGAAGCGAAAATGTCTGGAAGACTATTATTAATACTAGATGAAGTTCACCGTCTTGATAAAGCGAAACAAGATTTTTTATTGCCTCACCTCGAGAAAGGACTTATCACATTAATAGGTGCAACAACTAGTAATCCTTTTCATGCCATTAATCCGGCAATTAGAAGCAGATGCCGACTCTTCGAGTTAAAGTCTCTAACACCTGAAGATATTATGGAACTTATTCAACGTGCATTACTAGATATGGAAAATGGATTAGGAAAATATCATGCTACCTTAACTGAAGATGCGATAAAGCATTTAGCTTATTCCTCAAATGGTGATACAAGGGCAGCTTTAACAGCTCTAGAATTAGCTGTCTTATCAACAGAACCAGACAATAATGGGAATATACAAATTGACGTAGCTGTTATAGAAGAGTGTATGCAACAGAAAAGCTTACAATATGACAAAGATGGCGACGGACATTATGACGTATTATCCGCTTTTCAGAAGTCCATTCGCGGAAGTGATGTAAACGCAGCTCTCCATTACTTAGGTAGGTTAATAGAAGCTGGAGACCTTGTGAGTATTTCAAGAAGATTGTTGGTTATTGCCTATGAAGATATTGGTCTTGCAAATCCGGGTGCAGGAGGCAGAACGCTATCCGCAATTGAAGCAGCAGAGCGAATTGGCTTTCCTGAAGCACGAATTCCTCTGGCACAAATTATTATTGAGCTTTGCTTATCTCCAAAATCAAACTCTGCAATTGCAGCAATTGATGCTGCTTTAAGTGATATTCAGAAAGGAAATATTGGAGATATTCCTCTGCATCTAAAGGATGCCCATTACAAAGGGGCAAAAGAATTGGGTCGCGGGGTTGAATATAAATTCCCACATAATTATGAATCAGGCTGGGTGTCTCAGCAATACCTACCTGATCCACTGAAAAAGAAAAAATATTATGAACCAAAGAAGACAGGGAAATTTGAACAGGCCTTAGCGACAATCTATGAAAACATAAATAAGAATAATAAAATGTAA
- a CDS encoding YitT family protein, with translation MKSELRRELHVSAIKWSVFFIGLMIMAFGIVLMIKADIGVAPWDVLHIGLYKQFGLTIGTWSIIIGFVVLFSTSLLSKAWPQIGAFLNMLLVGVFIDLFMLLPFITTPSLLVGKVIMLITGVAIIGYGIGVYISAKRGAGPRDTLMLVLTEKTGWKVSRTRLGMEVIVLSVGFLLGGPVSLGTFLFGLTIGPIVGLTLPHCEKVMAKILRVETTVTPEMTISK, from the coding sequence ATGAAGAGTGAGTTGAGAAGAGAACTACACGTTTCTGCAATTAAGTGGTCTGTGTTTTTTATTGGCTTAATGATTATGGCGTTTGGCATTGTATTAATGATTAAAGCAGATATCGGAGTAGCCCCATGGGACGTACTGCATATCGGATTATATAAACAATTTGGTTTAACGATTGGTACATGGTCGATTATTATCGGTTTTGTTGTATTATTTTCGACAAGTCTGTTATCAAAAGCCTGGCCGCAAATAGGCGCGTTTTTAAACATGCTGCTCGTTGGAGTATTTATTGACTTATTTATGTTGTTACCATTTATTACGACTCCTTCACTTTTAGTAGGTAAAGTTATCATGCTTATTACTGGGGTAGCGATCATTGGATATGGAATTGGAGTCTATATTTCGGCAAAGCGCGGAGCGGGACCAAGAGATACATTAATGCTCGTTTTAACAGAAAAAACAGGGTGGAAGGTTTCGCGGACACGGTTAGGAATGGAAGTCATTGTTTTGTCTGTTGGATTTTTATTAGGTGGACCTGTATCTTTAGGAACATTTTTATTCGGCTTAACCATTGGGCCGATTGTAGGTCTCACATTACCTCATTGTGAAAAGGTAATGGCGAAAATCCTTCGCGTCGAAACTACCGTAACACCTGAAATGACGATTAGCAAATAA
- a CDS encoding Rrf2 family transcriptional regulator — protein MKISTKGRYGLTIMIELAKQHGNGPVSLKSIAQSYELSEHYLEQLISPLRNAGLVKSIRGAYGGYLLGEEPANITAGDVISVLEGPINPVEVLDEEEPAKRDLWIRIRDAVREVLDNTTLEDLANYEDDQNAYMFYI, from the coding sequence GTGAAGATTTCAACAAAAGGAAGATATGGCTTAACCATTATGATTGAGCTAGCTAAACAACATGGAAACGGTCCAGTTTCTTTAAAATCTATTGCTCAATCATATGAGCTGTCTGAGCATTACCTGGAGCAGTTAATATCACCATTACGAAATGCTGGCCTAGTTAAAAGTATTAGAGGAGCATACGGCGGTTACTTGTTAGGGGAAGAACCAGCTAACATCACTGCAGGAGATGTTATTTCTGTCCTTGAGGGGCCAATTAATCCAGTTGAAGTTCTCGATGAAGAGGAACCGGCAAAACGTGATCTTTGGATTCGAATTCGGGACGCAGTACGAGAAGTGCTAGATAATACCACTCTAGAAGATTTGGCTAACTATGAAGACGATCAGAACGCTTATATGTTTTATATTTAG
- a CDS encoding cysteine desulfurase: protein MKEAIYVDHAATSPVHPEVAEKMLAFMTTTFGNPSSIHSFGRKSRQAVDEAREKIARSIGAKDSELIFTSGGTEADNLAILGTALANRDKGNHIITTSIEHHAVLHTCGQLERQGFDVTYLPVGEDGRIQLPEFQKALRDDTILVTIMLGNNEVGTLQPIQEIGEALTNHQAYLHTDAVQAFGAIPLNVNDLKVDLLSVSGHKINGPKGIGFLYVREGTILSPLTFGGEQERKRRAGTENVPGIFGLAEAVLISQKEIANRQITYKKYKEIFQSILNDKNISYEINGSKEYGLPHIMNLYFPKINVESFLVNLDLAGIAASSGSACTAGSIEPSHVIVAMFGNESDRGRSSIRYSFGLGNTEEQIRKVAEETVRIVQRLTRR, encoded by the coding sequence GTGAAAGAGGCAATTTATGTAGACCATGCTGCAACGTCACCTGTGCATCCTGAGGTAGCGGAAAAGATGCTGGCTTTCATGACAACCACCTTTGGAAATCCATCGAGTATTCACTCCTTTGGACGAAAAAGCAGACAAGCAGTAGATGAAGCTAGAGAGAAAATTGCTCGTAGCATCGGTGCGAAGGATAGTGAATTGATTTTTACATCTGGTGGAACGGAAGCTGACAACCTTGCAATATTGGGAACGGCATTGGCCAATCGGGATAAAGGTAATCATATTATTACAACCTCTATTGAACATCACGCCGTTCTCCATACATGTGGACAGCTAGAGCGACAGGGTTTTGACGTAACTTATTTGCCAGTAGGTGAAGATGGACGGATTCAACTACCTGAGTTTCAAAAGGCGTTGCGCGATGATACCATTCTCGTTACGATTATGCTCGGTAATAATGAGGTTGGAACACTTCAGCCTATTCAGGAAATTGGAGAGGCTCTAACAAACCATCAAGCGTATTTACATACAGATGCTGTGCAAGCATTTGGAGCAATTCCACTGAATGTAAATGACTTAAAGGTCGATTTATTATCAGTTTCAGGTCATAAAATTAATGGACCAAAGGGAATTGGCTTTTTGTATGTACGTGAAGGGACAATACTTTCTCCCCTTACTTTTGGAGGGGAACAAGAGAGAAAAAGAAGAGCGGGTACCGAAAATGTTCCGGGGATTTTTGGTTTGGCAGAGGCAGTCTTGATCTCACAAAAAGAGATAGCGAATCGTCAAATTACGTATAAAAAATATAAAGAAATCTTTCAATCGATTTTAAACGACAAAAATATTTCCTACGAAATAAATGGAAGTAAAGAATACGGTCTTCCTCATATTATGAATCTTTATTTTCCTAAAATAAATGTAGAATCATTTTTGGTCAACTTAGACTTAGCTGGAATTGCTGCGTCTAGTGGTTCTGCTTGTACAGCAGGTTCAATTGAACCATCACATGTAATTGTAGCGATGTTTGGAAATGAGTCAGACCGTGGTCGTTCGTCCATTCGTTACAGTTTTGGATTAGGTAATACAGAAGAGCAAATTAGAAAAGTTGCAGAAGAAACAGTTCGAATTGTGCAGCGTTTAACGAGGAGGTGA